One region of Enterobacter ludwigii genomic DNA includes:
- a CDS encoding DNA cytosine methyltransferase yields the protein MQENRSVTEPAPEQAEKSTATVQALLHQLLDIYDAKTLANQLVAHGESHWSPAILKRLLTSERAGRRLSEGEFRYLQSLLPRPSAAHPNYAFRFIDLFAGIGGIRHGFEAIGGQCVFTSEWNKHAVRTYKANWYCDPHEHHFNADIRDVTLSHKSGVSDAQAAEHIRQTIPAHDVLLAGFPCQPFSLAGVSKKNALGRAHGFACDTQGTLFFDVARIIDARRPAIFVLENVKNLKSHDSGKTFRIIMQTLDELGYDVADSQDMGADDPKIIDGKHFLPQHRERIVLVGFRRDLNLKGDFTLRDIPSLYPAHRPTVAELLEPVVDAKFILTPVLWKYLYRYAKKHQAKGNGFGFGMVNPNDPHSVTRTLSARYYKDGAEILIDRGWDKALGEQNFDDPDNQRHRPRRLTPRECARLMGFETPQGYSFRIPVSDTQAYRQFGNSVVVPAFAAVAKLLSSRIKQAVALRESEAVNDGCSR from the coding sequence ATGCAGGAAAATCGATCAGTGACTGAGCCCGCACCTGAGCAGGCTGAGAAATCAACGGCAACGGTGCAGGCGTTATTGCACCAGTTGTTAGATATCTATGATGCTAAAACCCTGGCAAATCAGCTGGTGGCACACGGTGAGAGCCACTGGAGCCCGGCAATCCTGAAAAGACTGCTGACCAGCGAGCGGGCAGGGCGTCGCCTGAGCGAAGGCGAGTTTCGTTACCTGCAGAGCCTGCTTCCACGCCCTTCAGCCGCGCACCCGAACTATGCTTTCCGCTTTATCGATCTGTTTGCCGGTATCGGTGGCATCCGACACGGCTTTGAAGCCATCGGCGGTCAGTGCGTGTTTACCAGCGAGTGGAACAAACATGCTGTGCGCACCTACAAAGCAAACTGGTACTGCGATCCCCATGAACATCATTTCAACGCGGATATCCGCGATGTCACCCTGAGCCATAAAAGTGGCGTGAGCGATGCACAAGCCGCGGAGCACATTCGCCAGACGATCCCGGCGCATGATGTGCTGTTGGCGGGTTTCCCGTGCCAGCCTTTCTCCCTGGCGGGCGTCTCGAAAAAGAACGCCCTCGGACGCGCCCACGGTTTCGCCTGTGATACCCAGGGAACGCTGTTTTTTGATGTGGCCCGCATTATTGACGCCCGACGCCCGGCGATTTTTGTGCTGGAAAACGTCAAGAATCTAAAGAGCCATGATAGTGGAAAAACCTTCCGCATCATCATGCAAACGCTGGACGAGTTGGGCTATGACGTGGCCGACTCACAGGACATGGGCGCGGATGACCCAAAAATCATTGATGGGAAACATTTTCTGCCCCAGCATCGAGAACGAATCGTGCTGGTGGGTTTCCGCCGCGATCTCAATCTGAAGGGGGATTTCACCCTGCGTGATATTCCTTCTTTATATCCGGCGCACCGTCCCACCGTGGCTGAGCTGCTGGAGCCTGTCGTCGACGCGAAATTTATCCTCACTCCGGTGCTGTGGAAATACCTCTACCGCTATGCCAAAAAACATCAGGCGAAGGGCAACGGCTTCGGTTTTGGGATGGTCAACCCAAACGATCCGCACAGCGTTACCCGCACGCTTTCTGCCCGCTACTATAAGGACGGTGCAGAAATTCTGATCGACAGAGGCTGGGACAAGGCGCTTGGCGAGCAGAATTTCGACGACCCGGACAACCAGCGTCACCGTCCACGACGCTTAACGCCGCGGGAATGCGCCCGGTTAATGGGGTTTGAAACCCCGCAAGGCTACAGCTTCCGCATTCCGGTTTCGGATACGCAGGCTTACCGCCAGTTTGGTAATTCTGTGGTGGTTCCCGCCTTTGCGGCGGTGGCAAAACTGCTGTCTTCCCGCATCAAACAGGCTGTGGCGCTACGTGAGAGTGAGGCCGTCAATGACGGATGTTCACGATAA
- a CDS encoding phosphohydrolase, with protein sequence MELTQWQHRFERWLDENHTTDDAAHDISHFRRVWMTAQKIMDNQTVDPLVVLTACYFHDIVSLPKNHPERSQSSRLAARKTRSILQCDFPDFPPECYAAVEHAIEAHSFSAGLTPQSIEAKIVQDADRLEALGAIGLARVFAVSGALGVALFNADDPFADARSLDDRAFALDHFQTKLLRLPDTMQTDVGRELAHHNADFLIQFMAKLSAELRGDCIGLDSQVQSRFRRSLRK encoded by the coding sequence ATGGAACTTACGCAGTGGCAGCACCGCTTTGAACGCTGGCTCGACGAAAACCACACCACCGACGACGCCGCTCATGATATTTCACACTTTCGTCGTGTCTGGATGACCGCGCAAAAAATTATGGACAACCAGACGGTTGACCCGCTGGTTGTGCTGACCGCATGTTATTTTCATGACATCGTTAGCCTGCCCAAAAACCATCCGGAACGCAGTCAGTCATCCCGTCTGGCGGCGCGTAAGACACGTAGCATTCTGCAATGCGATTTCCCTGATTTTCCGCCCGAATGCTATGCCGCAGTGGAACATGCCATCGAGGCACACAGTTTCAGCGCCGGGCTGACGCCGCAAAGTATTGAGGCCAAAATTGTCCAGGATGCAGACCGTCTGGAAGCACTGGGTGCCATCGGTCTGGCGCGAGTCTTTGCCGTGTCAGGCGCTTTGGGGGTGGCACTGTTTAATGCTGACGATCCGTTCGCCGATGCACGATCGCTTGATGACCGGGCGTTTGCCCTTGACCATTTTCAGACCAAGCTGTTGCGGTTGCCTGATACAATGCAAACGGATGTCGGGCGCGAGCTCGCGCATCACAACGCCGATTTTCTGATCCAGTTTATGGCGAAACTCAGTGCCGAATTACGCGGTGACTGCATCGGGCTGGATAGCCAGGTTCAGAGCCGCTTCCGTCGCAGTTTGCGCAAATGA
- the drpB gene encoding cell division protein DrpB — translation MERKIERSLGGKLALWVFYAFCGYFVWAMARYAWVVSKIPSLPDTVADGDLGSTSGKWLGAILGFMVLGTVGLILGAIAWYTRPRQDNR, via the coding sequence ATGGAACGAAAAATTGAACGCAGCCTGGGAGGCAAACTGGCTCTGTGGGTGTTCTACGCATTTTGCGGTTATTTTGTCTGGGCTATGGCGCGCTACGCGTGGGTGGTAAGTAAAATTCCATCACTGCCTGATACCGTGGCTGACGGGGATTTAGGGTCGACCAGCGGGAAGTGGCTTGGAGCCATTCTGGGGTTTATGGTGCTGGGCACCGTCGGTCTGATTCTGGGCGCGATTGCCTGGTATACGCGTCCCCGTCAGGACAACCGGTGA